The following are encoded together in the Lactuca sativa cultivar Salinas chromosome 1, Lsat_Salinas_v11, whole genome shotgun sequence genome:
- the LOC111909215 gene encoding uncharacterized protein At4g14100, with protein MSMSSASPSAAHVPVLVTILLLTTIAALSTKGEGEEPPKPTPWPEQFHSLLVMNYTGELQLIDLWYDWPNGRNFNIIQHQLGNIKYDLEWNNGTSFFYTLDSNRECSSAQLEVGILRPNWLDGATYVGQRQVDGFLCYVWEKADFITYYEDVVTRRPVHWVFYTGRAAHVMTFEVGAVLEDAKWQVPWYCFEKTTPVAGLVDM; from the exons ATGTCTATGTCTTCGGCCTCTCCGTCTGCTGCACATGTTCCGGTACTCGTAACAATCTTACTATTAACCACCATTGCAGCATTATCGACAAAGGGGGAGGGGGAGGAGCCACCCAAGCCAACGCCATGGCCGGAGCAATTCCACTCACTTCTGGTCATGAACTACACCGGCGAACTTCAATTAATAGATCTTTGGTACGATTGGCCCAATGGCCGTAACTTTAACATCATCCAACATCAGCTCGGAAACATCAAGTACGACCTCGAATGGAACAACGGTACATCATTCTTCTATACCCTCGATTCCAATCGCGAATGCTCCTCCGCTCAGCTGGAAGTGGGAATTCTTCGCCCTAATTGGCTTGACGGTGCCACCTACGTCGGTCAACGACAAGTCGACGGCTTCCTCTGTTACGTATGGGAGAAGGCCGATTTCATTACTTACTACGAGGATGTAGTCACTAGACGACCTGTTCATTGGGTCTTCTACACTG GAAGAGCAGCACACGTGATGACATTCGAAGTTGGCGCTGTTCTTGAGGATGCGAAGTGGCAGGTTCCttggtattgttttgaaaagactACTCCTGTTGCAGGTTTGGTAGATATGTAG